The Hevea brasiliensis isolate MT/VB/25A 57/8 chromosome 9, ASM3005281v1, whole genome shotgun sequence nucleotide sequence GGCCTTGGGAATCTTTGAATGGTCATTGTTTTGCTTCTTCTGGTGCGCTGTCGCTTTTTTTTTTCcgttctttttaaattttttgtaaaaGTCTTATTTGAATGTTTCTACAATGGCGGATTCCACGAAAGTGAGGCTTGTAAGGTGTCCAAAGTGTGAAAACCTTCTTCAGGAGCTCGCGGATTACTCTGTTTATCAGTGTGGTGGTTGTGGTGCTATTCTTCGAGGTACCGTTTTTCTCAATTTTCTGATAACTTTCTTTTCCCATTCCCTATTGAAGCATGTTGGGAAAAACTTTGGTTTGTGAAATAACAAATATTAGAATTCTTACGTAACTTGAAATTAAATTGGTTGgagatattttttattttttggtatCTAAATGGCTATTTCCTTTCTCAGTTTATTATAATTTTGGCAATCCAATTGTGCGTCATACTTAactttaggatttttttttatctcaaatGGGTTTTACTCATGTTATTGATAGGGAAAtgtctaattattattattttttttcccaTTTTGCTGTAATCCCTATCCAATTGATGTTAAAACATACGAAAAGTGAAGGAATCAATGCACTGAATCATTACACTGTTTGTGGAACATCATTCTTGTATTTGGCACAGAagtttttttttccccttctttATATTTGTTTTTGTAATTTTGAGAGCGGAATTCTTGTTTGCATAAATTGCAGCAAAAAATAAAGATAGGGACACAGGTACTTCATCACAAAAGTCGGATGAAGCTCAGATCGCTGGAGTAACCACTGAATTGCAGAATTCCTTAGAAAGGGGAGTTGTGGAGTTGAGTGATTCTTCTGATGTGGATATTAAGTCGAATGCTGGATCTTTGAGTTGTGATGAAAAGAATCCTGAGAAGAATGGTGTAGGTGATGGTGATGCTGATAGAAGTAGGAATCTATCTGAGGCTTTGAGTGGTAAATTGGTAAGCGAAAATGATCTTGTTATGAACATGAACAGAGATAATTTGGGCAGTGCTGTGGGAAGAGAACATGGCAATTTGAATTCTGAAATCAGACATATGAATAGGTCTTGGAGATCTGGACAGATGTCAGGCTGGGAGTGTGGGGAGAGAGGTGAAATGGAGGGGTTTCAAAGAGTCTTGAGAACTGAGGTTGAAGGTGtgagattttctacttcaaactaCCCAGATGAGGGCCCATCTAATTACAATGTAGGTTCTTCCTATGGTTATGGAGAGCATCACGATGACCATGATTGGGCTAATAAAGTTCAACACCTTGAAAAAGATCGAGCAGAGCTTCTCAGGAAATTGGATGAGCTAAAGGAACAACTTAGTAGGTCCTATGATGTGGCTGATAAAACCAACGAGAAGGTTCCTCTTAATGCGAGGATGGTACCACCAGATCCTTATGCTGGTTCTGATACTTGGTTTCCTGGTGCTTCATCAATGCCTGATAGGGCTTCGATGCAGTTTTTTGCACCTGACAAACATGCAGCTAGGCCTCCTTATTTCCATCATCACCCTGGTCCATTTTCATATACCAATGCACATGAAATGGCCCTGCATAATTTTCATCCTCCAATGCACACGTCAAATCAGATTCCTGGGTATGGGGATCCATTTGTGCCAAAAAGAGCTCCGCATCAGTTATCTGGACAATGTCAACAACCCTCCCGTCAATACTTCTCTAGACATTTCTTTGATACTAATCCTAATGCATTTGAGCCACACACATCCAATGCAACATTTCACCCGCCTTCATGTTCTTGTTTCCATTGTTATGAGAGACATCAGGGAGTCTCAGCACCAGTTCCACCCACCACTTTCTGTAATAAAAGGTTCCCTGACGTTTCAAACAATCCTATGCCGTACCATCATGAAAACCCAGGGGCATTTGGTCCACATGTTCATAATGCCAGGACTACAATTCCTCCTCAATTGGATTTTCGTGGTCCCCAATCCCACACAAGATGGCCAAGTGATCCTAAGTCTGAAATGGGTGGTTTTGCTCGCTATCGGCCTCGGAGAGTGGTCTTAGCCAGTGGTGGTCAATGCTGCCGTCCCATAGTAGGTGGTGCTCCATTTTTTATGTGCTTTAATTGCTTTGAACTGCTGCAATTTCCCAAGAAAGCACTGCTTATGGGGAAGAATCAACAAAAGATCAGGTGTGGTGCCTGTTCTACAGAAATAAATTTTGCTATTGTAAACAAGAAACTTGTTCTTTCAGTTAACATGGAAATGACACAAATTCccacagaggttgatgatagcTCTACAGAGATGCTTAAAGACAATACTTCATACTCTCATGGCCATATGAGCAGGATAAATGCTAATTTCTCTTCCGATGATTATGATAATTCTGGTTATGACTTCCAAGCAATAGATACAGATTCAATTGCATTATTAACTGGTCAGGGTTTGAACTCAATGAAGCATCAAGAAATGAATAGCTTCCATGCTTCATCTCCAAGTACATCGGAGGATGAAACTAGTCCAGATGCTTTAATTGCTCCAATAGAGGTCATCAACTCTGTTCAGCAGCCAATTAAAGCTATTGTATCTCCACCACCTCCTGGTTCACCTCTTCAACAGCATTTTGATTATTCTACTAACAATAATGTGGTGAACCGATTTGGAAAAGGAAACCGAAGTAGTCGTTCAGATCAAGAAAAAGTAATAACAAGCAAAACTACCGCACGACAAAATTCTATGAAAGAGGCATCTCTAGCTACTGAGATAGAGGTCCCATTCCATGAGTACTCTAATACTGGGGTGTCCCAAGATTCTGGGGATGCAAACAGGGATGATAGTCTGTTGAAAATCAACAAAGGAGGCGATTCATTTTTTGCAAACATCATCAAGAAGAGCTTTAAGGATTTTTCCAgatcaaatcaaataaatgagcatGGTAGAAGTAATGTTTCTGTGAATGGCCATCCAATACCAGACCGTTTGGTTAAGAAGGCTGAGAAGTTAGCTGGACCAATCCATCCTGGACAATATTGGTGAGTTCACTTTCACATGCATCCATCATCAAAATAGGCAAGCTATCATCTCAATCCCCCCTCCTCTTACGCTAGCTAGTGATTATAGAATGGGATGGGAGTTAGACTATCAAACTTATCTGCATAAAGCTTATTCAATGATAATCCATTTGTTTCACAGACCTCTTAAACAGTTTTCATACATGGAAATTTTAAGATTTGCAAGTTTTCTTAGTATGGACTGGATGCTTGTCATTTTGTGCTTTGATTGCATTGGTTTTACTCGAAATACATGGTCATGGAGGGAAACGGATTGTATTGATAGTTTGCCTTTTGCTATGTTCATGATACCAGGTATGATTTCCGAGCTGGATTTTGGGGTGTCATAGGTGGGCCTTGTCTTGGCATAATTCCTGTAAGACCAACTTTATTTGAGCAGATGTTAGCTCACCATTTGCTACTTATTATTATttgtgtaatatttatttaaaagaaatgtCAATTTTTTTGCAGCGTTTTATTGAAGAATTCAATTATTCAATGCCGGAAAATTGTGCCGGTGGGAATACCAGTGTTTTTGTAAATGGTAGAGAACTTCACCAAAAAGATTTGGATCTGCTTGCTGGTAGAGGACTTCCAACTGATAGAGACAGATCTTACATAATTGAGATCTCTGGAAGAGTCCTGGATGAAGACACTGGTGAAGAGCTAGATAGCCTTGGGAAGCTCGCTCCAACGTAAGTTTCCTTTCTTTGATGGTCGTTTGTCTCAGTTTTATGTTCTTGTTGTTTGCTTAAGAACGAAATTCTCATTTGTATTCTGTGCTGGCCGTCCATTGCTTTAGAAATCAGATTTTATTGGTATGCATTGGCTAATGATAACACATTGTAGCATGATAGGAAAAATGGGGAAAGGATTGCTTATTGCTATGGGTAATGGGAAAAATGAAGGGGGGAAAAAATCACAAGTTGCATGTTGGGTTTATCTCATAAATTGGGTCTCTGCAGAATTGCATATAGGGCTCCTTTTGTTTTAGTTCCTGACACTGCATTGAGTATATACTGGGATGAAATTGTTAAGTAGTGTTGAATATTAGGTTCAAATCAGTTAGGTTATTTGGAGATCATGATAGCGTGAAGGAGGGTAAAGTTATAGTGGAGAGTATAGTATGATTGCTATATTTGTTTTCTATTTTCATCCTGTACCTGGAATGTAAAAAATAAATGCATATTTCATGGTTTCAGATATGGATTAGGTGATCAACATAATTTTTTGTGCAAGTCATTATTAGGTTTTCCTTTCTGCTATTCACTTGTCAGAACAGCAAGCAAGTCTCATCATATGAATGTGTATAAACTGTCCTTGGTCAAAGTAGGGAGTTTTTGTCTCCATACGAATATTGAATGTTTGCTTCGGCCTTTCATCTTTTATCTTGGTCAATTAACTCTAGTGCCATTTATCATGGTAGATTTCTATCCTCCTTTTCCATTAGCCATTTGATGATGAAAAATTAACCTTCTGTGCTCATGGCTTTTGAGATGAATCTGTTCAATTTACACCTTCAATGGTATGGCCTGGAGTTTTTGAGGCTTACTAGTTTAATATTGTCAGAGTTGCTGTTATTGACCTTATCTGCCTACAATAAAATCATAGTTATCTTCATATGCTCTAAAATCTCTGAAGAATGTAAGTTGTTAAAATGAATGAACCATGCCCTGAATCACAATCTTCCCTGCTGAACAGAGTTGAGAAGGTAAAGCATGGGTTTGGCATGAAAGTTCCAAAAGCAGCTGCGTAATGAAACTGTAGGAGATATGAAGCTCTAATGTGCCCTCTGGCATGTGGTAAAATCTTAAGCCTTCCTGTAGTGGAATTTGAAACACCATCTTAGCAGATATGTTTGAAGGATATGGACAGTTTTTCAGGCATCCTGGTACATAACGATGCAATGTTGGatggtaacctattaaatataaagCTTCATCTCTCGTCTTCTGATTTTGTATTGTGATTGTTATGTAGACAATTGGCAGTGATCTTGTGCTATGTTTTGCATTTGTGAATGTAATTATTCAATTCTTTTTCACAATCAAACATTTCGTTGTATGTAGTTTGAGTTTATCTGTAGAATGGTATTCATCAAAGGTTGAAGTTAGTGATCTAATTTCCGGAATAATTCCAGCAGAAATTGATAAGCTCTAGGCTGAGAACACTACACTGATCATATATCTACCTCTTTTAACACACTGGATATTTTGGTAGTGGGCTTGGTTTATTACTTTAAGGTTGGAATTTCTAAAGAGATTTTTTTGGTTTTCCCAATCATTGGTCGACCCAGTAGACAAGCAGGAAGACGTGCGCTTTGCTTGTTTTGTAGGATCCTTTTGTACGTTAAAGAAACAAAGGGCAGCCCCCATTACAAGAGGTGGGTCTCCCTGGTGGGCTCAACTGAGCGATGGGCAGAAGGCCCCACAGTCTAAAGCCATTCCTTTCCTTCCGCATACTAGGTATAGTTAATAACCTGTGATAATTAACAATAAAAATCTGTCTTCGCCGAACAGACGAGATTTGCCAAACATGATCCCAAGCACAGCATGGAATGGAAGCATTCAGCCTCAGGTTCTGAAACCCATTTTGATTTAGAACTATTGGATTGGAAAGTGTGGCTTAGCTGGAAAGCTTTTTGCTTTCTCTAGTAAATTGATAGGACCATTTCGGTCCCCACACGAGGAATTTCAATCTTATCCAAGGCCTCTCAGCCCTCAACGGTTGGCTTGGCTTGGTCCCCTGTTATTGTATTAATATATattcctcctcttcttcttcttcttcttcttttatagATATATAAAATTcttcttatttttattaaaaaaaagaagTAATGCTTTCAACACATGAATTTGAATCAATTTTAATGTTCCAAAGAAACACGAGTTTAAATTAACCAATTATAGAACTGTTGATAATCTGTTTATATCTTCCCTTTTGAAATACTTCATAGATAGAATCATGGTTATTCCACACCCAATATGGCCATGTTTAGGTGAGGAGGACATGGCATGTGCTTTTGATCTGATTTTTGCTTTGGTTTGCAACTTGCACCTCAAGCTTATCACCTCGAACGCAATATAAGATTTCAACCATAATTAATATACGTCATGCCCTTCACTTATTTTCCATTTGTATTCCAAAATCCATAAACTTAAAATTTATCCTGAatttttcattgagagaacaatGCCCCATGTATACATTACCCTTTCGAGTTTTGAGTAACAAAACAGGCCCTTAGTAATACGAACTTTGGTCATTAAACATGCACTGATACTACAGCTGCTCAGACTTCTCGTTGTCATATCTTTCTATAGCAATTCACTTGGGCGGttgtttcctctctctctctctctctctctctctctcatatcaaggtccCTCTTGCTGTGTCTGATACCACCGTGGTGAAGGAAATGAGGTCTGATTCCaacccattttccttcactaaacacAATCATGTCTTAGTAAAGTTTGCAGTCTCACTTCTTCTGATCGGTCTTGCTTTTCGTCTGTTAGTCTCTGATTCAATCAGATTCTCATCAGTTGGAGAGACACCAGCCATTGAACAGACCACTAAAACTGAGTCTCCAGAGGCTAATGCTGTTCCTCTTGAAGATGAAGAGCCGGGTTCTCTTGATTTTGCGCTCAATGACAGCCAAACTCCATTTTCTAATGATTCTACGGCTAATAGAACTCAAATTTCAGAGACTGGTCTGTAAATTTTTGTTACTTTTTTCCCCTTTTCTTCTCTGCTTTAATCATATGCATAGAAATGTTTTTATTTTTGTCTCTCCGAAATGggttgtttcttcttttcttttactGCTGCTTCTATCAGAGTTCCTTCTCATTTTGTTTAGCATATTCGAGGGATGCTGCCCATCACTAATTTTTTCTTCTCCTTCTCCTCCTCCTCTTTGAGAAGACAAGTTGATGGATCTTAGTTGATGTTTGGTATGATATTGCTGCTAGATTAGAAAATTTATCTTTTGGGTACTGAAAAACTTGTCTAGTTTAATCTTTTGTAACCTAATCAATCTCCTACTAAGCCTCAGATTTGGCATTAAGTAAAATTGTGTTACGTGTTCCATTCGTTGAAGTTTGTATTGAGCTTCTTTGGATATCTGTTTGTGTCTAATTTGGAGCTCATTTGCTATGCAAATGTGGTTGCAGGAGAATGTGACTTATTTACTGGAGATTGGATACCAGATCCTTCAGGTCCATTTTACACTGATCGGAGTTGCCTGGCAATCGAAGGTCATCAAAACTGCATGAAAAATGGAAGGCCTGATTCAGGGTACCTATACTGGAGGTGGAACCCATTGGGATGTGATCTACCCAGGTTCAATCCAAAGAAATTTCTTGATTTGATGAGGAACAAATCGTGGGCTTTTATTGGTGATTCCATTTCTCGTAACCATGTGCAGTCGTTACTTTGCATTCTCTCTCAGGTaaaaaatttcaagtttaaagAAATTTCCTATATGCTTTAACATTTGTTTGGATGGTTTTTACTTCCATAATTTTCTTGGTTGTGTactaatttctaaatttttctaaAATGAGGACATCAAGTGTTGTAATCATCAATCTGTGCCTTGTGCTATTGCATAGCATCTCCAATAGTCTAAAGACTGTTGAGTAGAAGCCAAGTTTCATTTGAAAAGAATTAAAGGTTTAGCCATCTGTCCTTACTTTATTCTCTGAGCTGATGTGGTGGGGACTTGGAGGATTTCGTGTCATCTCATGA carries:
- the LOC110670455 gene encoding protein ENHANCED DISEASE RESISTANCE 4 — encoded protein: MADSTKVRLVRCPKCENLLQELADYSVYQCGGCGAILRAKNKDRDTGTSSQKSDEAQIAGVTTELQNSLERGVVELSDSSDVDIKSNAGSLSCDEKNPEKNGVGDGDADRSRNLSEALSGKLVSENDLVMNMNRDNLGSAVGREHGNLNSEIRHMNRSWRSGQMSGWECGERGEMEGFQRVLRTEVEGVRFSTSNYPDEGPSNYNVGSSYGYGEHHDDHDWANKVQHLEKDRAELLRKLDELKEQLSRSYDVADKTNEKVPLNARMVPPDPYAGSDTWFPGASSMPDRASMQFFAPDKHAARPPYFHHHPGPFSYTNAHEMALHNFHPPMHTSNQIPGYGDPFVPKRAPHQLSGQCQQPSRQYFSRHFFDTNPNAFEPHTSNATFHPPSCSCFHCYERHQGVSAPVPPTTFCNKRFPDVSNNPMPYHHENPGAFGPHVHNARTTIPPQLDFRGPQSHTRWPSDPKSEMGGFARYRPRRVVLASGGQCCRPIVGGAPFFMCFNCFELLQFPKKALLMGKNQQKIRCGACSTEINFAIVNKKLVLSVNMEMTQIPTEVDDSSTEMLKDNTSYSHGHMSRINANFSSDDYDNSGYDFQAIDTDSIALLTGQGLNSMKHQEMNSFHASSPSTSEDETSPDALIAPIEVINSVQQPIKAIVSPPPPGSPLQQHFDYSTNNNVVNRFGKGNRSSRSDQEKVITSKTTARQNSMKEASLATEIEVPFHEYSNTGVSQDSGDANRDDSLLKINKGGDSFFANIIKKSFKDFSRSNQINEHGRSNVSVNGHPIPDRLVKKAEKLAGPIHPGQYWYDFRAGFWGVIGGPCLGIIPRFIEEFNYSMPENCAGGNTSVFVNGRELHQKDLDLLAGRGLPTDRDRSYIIEISGRVLDEDTGEELDSLGKLAPTVEKVKHGFGMKVPKAAA